One genomic window of Luteitalea pratensis includes the following:
- a CDS encoding IS110 family transposase, with the protein MLYRADALTAIHIPTEIEEAVRDLLRCRKDIRIDLLRARHRLSKFLLRHGRRFTGGRAWTLRHDAWLRAQPWDQVALQRTHESYLRAVDETVGRLRAVETDLRPLLQVAPLQARVQRLRCFRGMDDLTALTIAAELGDARRFASAPQTMAFVGLVPSEHSSGSKRAQGGITKTGNAHLRRVLIEAAWHYRHPARVGRSLRARQAGAPSTAIPHAWAAQQRLHRTYRRLTARGKPTPQVVTAVARELTGFVWAALTQ; encoded by the coding sequence GTGCTCTATCGCGCCGATGCCCTGACGGCCATCCACATTCCGACCGAGATCGAGGAGGCCGTGCGGGATCTGTTGCGCTGCCGGAAGGACATCCGCATCGATCTGTTGCGGGCGCGGCATCGGCTCTCCAAGTTCCTCCTGCGCCATGGGCGGCGCTTCACCGGCGGGCGCGCGTGGACCCTGCGCCATGACGCCTGGCTCCGCGCCCAGCCCTGGGACCAGGTTGCGCTGCAGCGCACCCACGAGTCCTATCTGCGCGCGGTCGACGAGACCGTCGGGCGCCTGCGCGCCGTGGAGACCGATCTGCGGCCGCTGCTGCAGGTGGCGCCGCTGCAGGCCCGCGTCCAGCGGCTGCGGTGCTTCCGCGGCATGGACGATCTGACGGCGCTGACGATTGCGGCGGAATTGGGCGACGCCCGCCGCTTCGCGTCCGCGCCACAGACGATGGCCTTCGTGGGGCTCGTGCCGTCGGAGCACTCGAGCGGCAGCAAACGCGCCCAAGGCGGCATCACCAAGACGGGCAATGCCCATCTGCGCCGGGTCCTGATCGAAGCGGCGTGGCACTATCGGCATCCCGCACGCGTGGGCAGGTCGCTCCGCGCCCGGCAAGCGGGTGCGCCGAGCACGGCCATCCCGCACGCGTGGGCCGCGCAGCAGCGGCTGCACCGCACGTATCGACGTTTGACCGCACGAGGGAAGCCGACGCCGCAGGTGGTGACCGCGGTGGCACGTGAGTTGACCGGGTTTGTGTGGGCAGCCCTGACCCAGTGA
- a CDS encoding nucleotidyltransferase family protein: MPLDAVINAVHHLEDRLRTDFGVAALYVFGSVAGGEASADSDIDVLVEFDGMPTFARFMDLKALLEDTLGAHVDLVTRAALRSQLKPRIEAEARRVA, from the coding sequence ATGCCCCTGGATGCCGTCATCAACGCGGTGCACCACCTCGAGGATCGCCTCCGAACCGACTTCGGAGTCGCCGCACTGTATGTATTCGGTTCCGTGGCTGGCGGCGAGGCCAGCGCCGACAGCGACATCGATGTGCTCGTCGAGTTCGACGGCATGCCGACGTTCGCACGGTTCATGGATCTCAAGGCGCTGCTGGAAGACACCCTGGGCGCACACGTCGACCTGGTGACCCGTGCGGCGCTTCGCTCGCAGCTAAAGCCACGCATCGAAGCCGAAGCCCGCCGTGTCGCGTGA
- a CDS encoding PQQ-dependent dehydrogenase, methanol/ethanol family, with protein MSARSALVPIILTLVVAGTGCTVSSTAVLDDDTARVAADAEPGNWLSHGRTYGEQRFSPLTRISTETVAGLGLAWSYDLGMNRGAEATPIVRDGVMYVTSAWSIVHAISAKTGAKRWVYDPKVSREVGPKACCDVVNRGVAVHGGKVFVGVIDGRLVALDAATGVVAWETVTVDQSQPYTITGAPRVANGLVYIGNGGAEYGVRGYVSAYDAQTGALRWRFYTVPGNPATGPDGAASDSVLERMRATWTGEWWQNGGGGTVWDAIVYDPEFDQLLVGVGNGSPWNQQIRSPGGGDNLFLASIVALDAKTGAYKWHYQTTPGETWDYTATQPIMLADLTIGGTPRKVAMQAPKNGFFYVINRANGQLISADPYLDMKAAKDTPRGAPVAWAYAVDTKTGRPIENPEARFKAGTTLIHPNPDGGHNWHPMSYSPQTGLVYIPIQDGAIDFAHDPAYTRLEGFQNLGVLIGTLPDDPQVRKAIRNGYRGALLAWDPIARKAAWRAERRGAYNGGTLAVAGGVVFQGTIDGHFLAMDAKTGKELWSFDNQAATLAGPVSYELDGEQYISVPAGYGGVFFLINGLFLPREGSPANARVYTFKLGGSAPRPVIQFARIPTPKPPVLPVTADQYRRGGFLYDTFCLNCHGIAAITGGVLPDLRKSGRLQDAVLWKAAVVDEELASRGMPRFSRHISAADAELIRAYVAGQAGLLFNQEQERTPPATQ; from the coding sequence ATGTCTGCCCGGTCTGCCCTCGTCCCGATCATCCTCACGCTCGTCGTTGCAGGCACTGGCTGCACGGTGTCCTCCACGGCCGTTCTCGACGACGACACCGCGCGTGTCGCGGCCGACGCCGAACCAGGTAATTGGCTATCGCACGGCCGCACGTATGGGGAGCAGCGTTTCAGTCCACTGACGCGCATCTCGACGGAGACCGTCGCCGGCCTCGGCCTGGCCTGGTCCTACGACCTCGGCATGAATCGCGGCGCGGAAGCGACGCCCATCGTCCGCGACGGTGTGATGTACGTCACGTCTGCGTGGAGCATCGTCCACGCCATCAGCGCGAAGACGGGGGCGAAGCGCTGGGTGTACGACCCGAAGGTCAGTCGCGAGGTCGGCCCGAAAGCGTGCTGTGACGTCGTCAATCGCGGCGTCGCCGTCCACGGCGGCAAGGTGTTCGTCGGCGTCATCGATGGTCGTCTCGTCGCGCTCGATGCGGCGACGGGCGTTGTGGCGTGGGAGACGGTGACGGTCGATCAGTCGCAGCCCTACACGATCACCGGCGCGCCGCGCGTCGCCAACGGGCTCGTGTACATCGGCAACGGCGGCGCCGAGTACGGCGTGCGCGGCTACGTGTCGGCCTACGACGCGCAAACGGGTGCGTTGCGCTGGCGCTTCTACACGGTGCCCGGCAATCCCGCGACGGGCCCCGACGGTGCCGCCTCGGACTCGGTGCTCGAACGGATGCGGGCCACGTGGACCGGCGAATGGTGGCAGAACGGCGGCGGCGGCACGGTGTGGGACGCCATCGTGTACGACCCGGAGTTCGATCAACTGCTCGTCGGCGTGGGCAACGGATCGCCCTGGAACCAGCAGATTCGATCGCCCGGCGGCGGCGACAACCTGTTCCTCGCGTCGATCGTCGCGCTCGACGCGAAGACCGGCGCCTACAAGTGGCACTACCAGACCACGCCGGGCGAGACCTGGGACTACACCGCGACGCAGCCGATCATGCTGGCCGACCTCACCATCGGCGGCACGCCACGCAAGGTGGCGATGCAAGCGCCGAAGAACGGGTTCTTCTACGTCATCAATCGCGCCAACGGCCAGCTGATCTCGGCCGACCCGTACCTCGACATGAAGGCGGCGAAGGACACGCCCCGCGGCGCTCCCGTGGCGTGGGCGTACGCCGTGGACACGAAGACGGGCCGCCCGATCGAGAACCCGGAGGCGCGCTTCAAGGCGGGGACCACGCTGATCCATCCGAACCCCGATGGCGGGCACAACTGGCACCCGATGTCGTACAGCCCGCAGACCGGGCTGGTCTACATCCCGATTCAGGACGGCGCGATCGACTTCGCCCACGACCCCGCATACACGCGGCTCGAGGGCTTCCAGAACCTCGGGGTCCTCATTGGTACGCTGCCCGACGACCCGCAGGTGCGGAAGGCCATCCGCAACGGCTACCGCGGCGCGCTGCTCGCCTGGGATCCGATTGCGCGCAAGGCCGCCTGGCGTGCCGAGCGGCGCGGGGCCTATAACGGCGGCACGCTGGCGGTCGCCGGCGGCGTCGTGTTCCAGGGCACGATCGACGGGCACTTCCTCGCCATGGACGCGAAGACCGGCAAGGAACTCTGGTCGTTCGACAACCAGGCCGCGACGCTTGCCGGACCGGTGAGCTACGAGCTGGACGGGGAGCAGTACATCTCGGTGCCGGCAGGCTACGGCGGCGTGTTCTTCCTGATCAACGGTTTGTTCCTGCCCCGGGAGGGGTCGCCGGCCAACGCGCGCGTCTACACCTTCAAGCTGGGAGGGTCGGCCCCCAGACCGGTCATCCAGTTCGCGCGCATCCCGACCCCGAAGCCGCCGGTGCTGCCCGTGACCGCCGACCAGTACCGCCGCGGCGGCTTCCTCTACGACACCTTCTGCCTGAATTGCCACGGCATTGCCGCGATCACCGGGGGCGTCCTGCCCGATCTGCGCAAGTCGGGTCGACTGCAGGACGCGGTACTGTGGAAGGCCGCCGTCGTCGACGAGGAATTGGCCTCACGCGGCATGCCGCGCTTCAGCCGGCATATCTCGGCGGCAGATGCGGAACTGATTCGCGCCTATGTCGCGGGACAGGCCGGCCTCCTGTTCAACCAGGAGCAGGAGCGGACCCCGCCGGCCACGCAGTGA
- a CDS encoding BBE domain-containing protein, whose translation MRTFGELVRETPDEVRAGFRVHEETGASATCGYYGDPAAAAAYLAKWKTAFRPVDPRMASSTPNPEGEVWTTTSLAVDGAFLEGMTDGVVDVLARAAVAGRGVGAMLMGLSNGVASRVAMTDTAYPLRGTGLSSLLSAEWKRPADRKRAERWVAEHGAALRPWARRAYVNYLAPSTAERIRDVYGVNYPRLARVKGTYDPTNLFRSNQNILPAARS comes from the coding sequence ATGCGGACGTTTGGCGAGCTCGTGCGCGAGACGCCCGACGAGGTCCGGGCCGGCTTCAGGGTGCACGAGGAGACCGGCGCATCCGCCACCTGCGGCTACTACGGCGATCCGGCAGCAGCCGCCGCCTATCTCGCGAAGTGGAAGACTGCGTTCCGGCCGGTGGATCCGCGGATGGCCAGTTCCACGCCAAACCCCGAAGGCGAGGTGTGGACGACCACATCCCTGGCTGTCGACGGCGCGTTTCTCGAGGGCATGACTGATGGCGTCGTGGACGTGCTGGCGCGTGCAGCGGTCGCCGGGCGCGGCGTTGGTGCAATGCTGATGGGCCTGTCCAACGGTGTGGCGTCACGCGTCGCGATGACCGACACGGCGTACCCGCTGCGTGGTACGGGGCTGAGCAGTCTTCTGTCGGCCGAGTGGAAGCGGCCCGCGGATCGCAAGCGTGCGGAGCGATGGGTCGCCGAGCACGGCGCTGCGCTGCGTCCGTGGGCACGCCGCGCCTACGTGAACTATCTGGCGCCCAGCACCGCCGAGCGCATACGCGATGTCTACGGGGTCAACTATCCTCGGCTCGCTCGGGTCAAGGGGACGTACGACCCGACGAATCTGTTCCGGTCCAACCAGAACATCCTGCCTGCAGCCCGCAGTTGA
- a CDS encoding TerC family protein produces the protein MTVADVSMSLDNVLAVAGGAGPDHAYVMAFGLLLSIAMMAVAANAISSLLHRWPSLNYAGLLLIAFVAARMIFEGSSGVRPWLAALR, from the coding sequence ATCACCGTTGCCGATGTATCCATGTCGCTCGACAACGTACTTGCCGTCGCGGGCGGGGCGGGACCGGATCATGCCTACGTCATGGCCTTTGGCCTGCTTCTGTCCATCGCGATGATGGCAGTTGCCGCCAACGCGATCAGCAGCCTGCTGCACCGCTGGCCCTCGCTCAACTACGCGGGACTGCTGCTGATCGCCTTCGTCGCGGCCAGGATGATCTTCGAAGGATCGAGCGGTGTCAGGCCCTGGTTGGCCGCGTTACGCTGA
- a CDS encoding DinB family protein: MTQPDAPVADLFARTALASWKQNLDRLDGVFAAASDDQLQQEVAPGKNRLFYLLGHLVAVHDRMLPLLRLGARLHPELDEAFLTKADRTAPDTITPASLRAAWTEVNSALTSAMESLPAAAWLERHDAISAEDFDREPLRNRLSVLLSRGGHVQFHTGQIRLIIKQG, translated from the coding sequence ATGACCCAGCCAGACGCACCTGTCGCCGACCTGTTCGCCAGAACCGCACTTGCCTCGTGGAAACAGAATCTCGATCGCCTCGACGGAGTCTTTGCCGCCGCGAGCGATGACCAGCTGCAGCAGGAAGTGGCACCAGGGAAGAACCGCCTCTTCTACCTGCTTGGACATCTCGTCGCCGTGCACGACCGCATGCTGCCGCTGCTCCGGCTGGGTGCGCGCCTGCATCCCGAACTCGACGAAGCGTTCCTGACCAAGGCGGACCGGACGGCGCCCGACACCATCACCCCGGCCTCGCTGCGCGCCGCCTGGACCGAGGTGAACTCCGCACTCACCAGCGCGATGGAGTCGCTGCCCGCAGCCGCGTGGCTCGAGAGACACGACGCCATTTCGGCCGAGGACTTCGACAGGGAGCCGCTGCGCAATCGTCTGTCGGTGCTGCTGTCGCGCGGCGGCCACGTGCAGTTCCACACGGGGCAGATTCGTCTGATCATCAAGCAGGGCTGA